One window from the genome of Spiractinospora alimapuensis encodes:
- a CDS encoding ABC transporter ATP-binding protein: MGSAKLEVRSGHKSYGHHPVLRGVDVSIDAGRTLVILGASGSGKSTLLRILAGLEDLDSGDLLPGGSELATGMVFQQALLLPWLTVRENIALGLSYRANRGRVNAGRAAANGGTSTTVGTSAGTSVTIDSLLDWLGLVDLADTLPAQLSGGQAQRAAIARALAIRPDVLLLDEPFSALDPLTRASLQDRLRTVIVELGLTVVLVTHDVGEAVYLGDEIALLDATGAIGHRWDGAPGDRDSDRGQELQEQILDRYEAVLPAGATR, encoded by the coding sequence GTGGGATCTGCGAAACTAGAGGTCCGGTCGGGCCACAAGTCCTACGGGCACCATCCGGTTCTGCGCGGTGTCGACGTCAGCATCGACGCGGGACGCACCCTGGTGATCCTCGGTGCGAGCGGCTCCGGAAAGTCGACCCTGCTGCGGATCCTGGCCGGCCTGGAAGACCTGGACTCCGGCGACCTCCTGCCCGGTGGGTCGGAACTCGCCACCGGCATGGTGTTCCAGCAGGCGTTGCTGCTGCCCTGGCTCACCGTCCGCGAGAACATCGCGCTCGGCTTGAGCTACCGCGCCAACCGGGGTCGGGTGAACGCCGGACGAGCGGCGGCCAACGGCGGAACATCCACGACCGTCGGCACCTCCGCCGGCACCAGCGTCACCATCGACTCCCTGCTGGACTGGCTCGGACTCGTCGACCTGGCCGACACCCTGCCCGCCCAGCTCTCGGGGGGACAGGCGCAGCGCGCCGCCATCGCCCGCGCGTTGGCGATCCGCCCCGACGTGCTGCTGTTGGACGAACCGTTCAGCGCGCTCGACCCCCTGACCCGCGCCTCCCTGCAGGACCGGCTGCGCACGGTGATCGTGGAGCTCGGGCTGACCGTCGTCCTGGTGACACACGACGTCGGCGAGGCCGTCTACCTGGGCGACGAGATCGCGCTGTTGGACGCCACCGGGGCCATCGGGCACCGGTGGGACGGCGCGCCCGGCGACCGGGACTCAGATCGGGGCCAGGAACTCCAGGAACAGATCCTCGACCGCTACGAGGCCGTGCTTCCCGCAGGCGCCACGCGATGA
- a CDS encoding ABC transporter substrate-binding protein, giving the protein MSVNRRTLLGGGIGLGLAAGLGATAAGLRPSDAASASSALRIGYLPITDAAPLLVAHQRGLYEDFDVPVAEPVRFRSWAELAQAFVAGRVDVVHLLAPFAVQLRYGMGAPVRLIAWNHTNGSAITLSDTMSGLSDLAGQTFAIPYWWSIHNILSQDLFRESGLRPVVRKTPSASDGEVRVVVMSPSDMLPAMSNGVIAGYSVADPFNAMAEVREVGRIHRFLGDLWRNHACCAVVMREDTIDGDPGLVQRFTNALTTAQLDINADRPAAATALTEGYLPQPEPAIARALTYPTEEYADSGAVLRPDWHGNQIGFAPFPFADYTENLVDAMGRTLVDVDTRFLDDLDPADVHADLVDDTFAREAIEASGSPAAFGLPDSLTRTEEVDIT; this is encoded by the coding sequence ATGAGCGTCAACCGCCGCACCCTCCTCGGCGGGGGGATCGGGCTCGGGCTGGCCGCGGGGCTCGGCGCCACCGCCGCGGGGCTGCGCCCCTCCGACGCCGCCTCGGCGTCCTCGGCGCTGCGCATCGGCTACCTGCCGATCACCGACGCCGCCCCCCTGCTGGTCGCACACCAGCGCGGGCTGTACGAGGACTTCGACGTTCCCGTGGCCGAACCCGTCCGGTTCCGGAGCTGGGCGGAGCTCGCGCAGGCGTTCGTGGCCGGACGGGTCGACGTGGTCCACCTCCTCGCCCCGTTCGCGGTCCAGCTCCGGTACGGGATGGGCGCGCCGGTCCGACTCATCGCGTGGAACCACACCAACGGTTCGGCCATCACTCTCTCCGACACGATGTCGGGGCTCTCGGACCTGGCCGGTCAGACCTTCGCCATCCCCTACTGGTGGTCGATCCACAACATCCTGTCCCAGGACCTGTTCCGCGAGTCCGGTCTGCGCCCCGTGGTGCGCAAGACCCCGTCGGCGAGTGACGGTGAGGTCCGCGTCGTGGTGATGAGCCCCAGCGACATGCTCCCCGCGATGTCCAACGGCGTCATCGCCGGATACTCCGTCGCCGATCCGTTCAACGCGATGGCCGAGGTGCGCGAGGTGGGCCGGATCCACCGCTTCCTCGGTGACCTGTGGCGGAACCATGCCTGCTGCGCGGTGGTGATGCGGGAGGACACCATCGACGGGGACCCCGGCCTGGTGCAACGGTTCACCAACGCCCTCACGACCGCGCAACTCGACATCAACGCGGACCGGCCGGCCGCGGCGACCGCCCTGACCGAGGGCTACCTGCCCCAGCCGGAGCCCGCGATCGCCCGAGCCCTGACCTACCCGACGGAGGAGTACGCCGACTCCGGTGCGGTGCTGCGCCCCGACTGGCACGGCAACCAGATCGGTTTCGCGCCGTTCCCGTTCGCCGACTACACCGAGAACCTGGTGGACGCGATGGGACGCACCCTGGTCGACGTCGACACGCGCTTCCTCGACGACCTCGACCCGGCCGACGTCCACGCCGACCTCGTGGACGACACCTTCGCCCGCGAGGCGATCGAGGCGTCGGGCTCCCCCGCCGCGTTCGGACTTCCCGACTCCCTCACCCGCACCGAAGAAGTGGACATCACATGA
- a CDS encoding ABC transporter permease yields MSGTPEGTPRRLLLVLVPILVAVALWWLLTSVIASGHVVLSGFAPQHAFPALWEFALHGTLFSDTQASLWRLLLGLGIATAVGVPLGLTVGLIPAAERATQPLFHFLRMISPLSWAPVAIAVFGIGHQPVYFLVAVAAVWPIVLSTAAGVRAIDPGFLQVARSLGATSTEVLRTVILPAVRTPILTGLRLALGTAWIVIVPAEMLGVDSGLGYAILNARDQLAFDELMAVILWIGLLGYLMDALFRALLTRSVPAAQRESAPQPVG; encoded by the coding sequence ATGAGCGGCACACCTGAGGGCACACCACGGAGGCTGCTGCTGGTCCTCGTGCCGATCCTGGTGGCGGTCGCCCTGTGGTGGCTACTGACCTCCGTCATCGCGTCAGGCCACGTGGTGCTGTCCGGCTTCGCCCCACAGCACGCGTTCCCCGCCCTATGGGAGTTCGCCCTCCACGGAACCCTCTTCTCCGACACCCAGGCGAGCCTGTGGCGTCTCCTGCTCGGGCTCGGCATCGCCACCGCGGTGGGTGTGCCGCTGGGGCTGACCGTGGGGTTGATTCCAGCGGCCGAGCGGGCCACCCAGCCTCTCTTCCACTTCCTGCGGATGATCTCCCCGTTGTCGTGGGCGCCGGTGGCGATCGCGGTATTCGGCATCGGACACCAGCCGGTCTACTTCCTGGTGGCGGTCGCCGCCGTGTGGCCGATCGTCCTGAGCACGGCCGCGGGCGTCCGGGCGATCGACCCCGGGTTCCTCCAGGTGGCCCGCTCCCTGGGTGCCACCTCCACCGAAGTGCTGCGCACCGTCATCCTGCCGGCCGTGCGCACCCCCATCCTGACCGGCCTACGCCTGGCGCTGGGTACCGCGTGGATCGTCATCGTCCCAGCCGAGATGCTCGGCGTGGACTCCGGCCTCGGCTACGCCATCCTCAACGCGCGCGACCAGCTCGCCTTCGACGAACTCATGGCCGTCATCCTGTGGATCGGCCTCCTCGGCTACCTCATGGACGCCCTCTTCCGCGCCCTGCTCACCCGCTCAGTCCCGGCCGCCCAGCGCGAGTCCGCGCCGCAACCGGTGGGGTGA
- a CDS encoding DUF6879 family protein, with protein MLERIPEMVGKRLDRSAYHEDFAAEFAQLTGVLWKLERGQTYQEHGDPSWEAFVAGDWERSLVLNEQERVGARAEASSLRERGVEIRRLRIVEKPVTPYVQWEMQYFRILAEEGFPLRVLEAGRVADRERFGPLPDLVLLGEHVLYHVVQESDGTPMEARHIDDPDGITAVRVAMASLFAEAEPVLEFFHREIAPLPAPTVPQ; from the coding sequence ATGCTTGAGCGAATCCCCGAGATGGTGGGTAAACGGCTCGACCGTTCCGCCTACCACGAGGACTTCGCCGCCGAATTCGCCCAGCTCACGGGTGTGCTGTGGAAGCTGGAACGTGGCCAGACGTACCAGGAGCACGGCGACCCGAGTTGGGAGGCGTTCGTCGCCGGCGACTGGGAGCGCTCGCTCGTCCTGAACGAACAGGAACGCGTCGGGGCCCGCGCCGAAGCTAGTTCACTGCGCGAACGGGGTGTCGAGATCCGTCGGCTGCGCATCGTCGAGAAGCCGGTCACGCCCTATGTCCAGTGGGAGATGCAGTACTTCCGAATCCTGGCGGAGGAAGGTTTTCCGCTGCGGGTCCTGGAAGCGGGCCGCGTCGCGGACCGTGAGCGTTTCGGACCCCTCCCAGATTTGGTGCTCCTCGGTGAGCATGTCCTGTACCACGTGGTACAGGAATCCGACGGAACACCGATGGAGGCACGGCACATCGACGACCCTGACGGGATCACCGCGGTGCGCGTCGCGATGGCGTCGCTGTTCGCGGAGGCCGAGCCCGTCCTGGAGTTCTTCCACCGTGAGATCGCACCGTTGCCCGCTCCGACCGTCCCTCAGTGA